Proteins from a genomic interval of Colletes latitarsis isolate SP2378_abdomen chromosome 12, iyColLati1, whole genome shotgun sequence:
- the Ncm gene encoding pre-mRNA-splicing factor nucampholin translates to MKRSHSRRDRTEYDRDYHRRSSRDRHYHDRSSRRNDRYRRNHNSEEPYRETQSYRRQDVTSTRDHEEEKIRKHEKDKAIDREMEKKEGKNASREATERQNRTVELLTSRTGGAYIPPAKLRMMQAEITDKSGAAYQRIAWEALKKSIHGYINKVNVSNIGLITRELLKENIVRGRGLLARSIIQAQAASPTFTSVYAALAAIINSKFPNIGELILKRLVIQFKRGFRRNDKPLCISSGTFIAHLVNQRVAHEILALEILTLLVETPTDDSIEVAIAFLKECGMKLTEVSRKGIEAIFEMLRNILHEGQLDKRVQYMIEVMFQVRKDGFKDHEAVPEELDLVEEENQFTHLVTLDEATDSQDILNVFKFDAEYVSNEDKYTQLSKEILGSDVSGSESEDGDEEESSDEDGSTAAIEGKEDVIVDNTETNLTALRRTIYLTIHSSLDFEECAHKLMKMQLKPGQETELCHMFLDCCAEMRTYEKFFGLLAGRFCAINKMYVTPFEQIFRDSYHTIHRLDTNKLRNVSKFFAHLLFTDSISWEVLSCIKLTEEDTTSSNRIFIKILFQELSEYMGLSKLNQRVKDVTLQEAFEGLFPRDDPKNTRFAINFFTSIGLGGLTDDLREHLKSHPKPTIMPVIEQNSESVSNSNESSPASSHVSLSSSLSSSTSSSDDSDVSLEKEVTKSKKKSRKEQKRKQIEKQKKQKQKQKHKKKRHLAIRIVFFVSCLLNLGSVPYFPFTKQRNACIKGREQGVNETRTISQLIVRSRAVVSYKTPTFLSPLIQFECNIMLSIYSLIALHCLILNNVSILALNKARNPDIDLTTPELIRKYGYPLEVHKVVTEDGYILEIHRIPHGRNSYTRNSTSVRHPVLVVHGLAGSSADWVLSGAERALGYILADAEYDVWLGNSRGNIYSRNHTSISPLDARFWDFSYDELGAYDLPAVIDYVLDRTKHKRLFYIGHSQGTTQFWITMSQRPEYNVKISLMIGLAPVAFTGNIRGPITKLAKLTYMGVLIGETFGYPELRSRSAWGKFVSNILCKEASTTQFLCNNFLFLVSGFTQSDLNAGNLTVIIGHVPAGASWKQLVHFGEGYIHKDRFRRFDYDNEEKNYRLYNSSKPPDYELNKVTAPVALFSSVNDLLAVPKDVELLKRKLSNVVFHDEIISTKAFTHYDFIWGRSSVTLIFDPILKLLALYK, encoded by the exons ATGAAAAGATCACATTCTAGAAGAGACAGAACCGAGTATGATAGGGACTATCATAGACGCAGTTCACGTGATCGACATTACCACGATAGGAGTAGCAGAAGAAATGATCGATACAGAAGGAATCATAACTCCGAAGAACCGTACAGAGAAACACAATCTTACAGACGACAAGACGTAACATCCACACGAGACcacgaagaagaaaaaataagGAAACACGAAAAGGATAAAGCTATAGACAGAGAAATGGAGAAAAAAGAAGGAAAGAATGCTTCTCGCGAGGCAACAGAAAGGCAAAATCGAACGGTCGAGTTATTAACTTCTAGAACTGGCGGTGCTTACATTCCACCTGCAAAGTTACGTATGATGCAGGCAGAAATCACTGATAAATCAGGTGCTGCGTATCAACGTATCGCATGGGAAGCTCTAAAGAAGTCTATACATGGTTACATCAACAAAGTAAACGTCAGTAACATCGGACTTATAACTCGAGAGCTTTTGAAAGAAAACATTGTCAGGGGTAGAGGTTTGCTAGCTCGTTCTATAATTCAAGCACAAGCAGCATCGCCGACCTTCACTTCTGTTTACGCAGCCTTAGCTGCGATCATTAATTCTAAATTTCCTAATATCGGTGAGTTGATACTGAAACGTCTCGTGATAcagtttaaacgtggttttagaAGAAACGACAAACCTCTCTGTATATCTTCTGGAACGTTTATAGCACATTTAGTGAATCAAAGAGTGGCGCATGAGATTTTAGCCTTAGAAATTTTAACGTTATTGGTAGAAACACCAACAGACGATTCCATCGAAGTAGCAATTGCATTTTTGAAAGAGTGCGGTATGAAATTAACAGAAGTGTCTAGGAAAGGTATCGAAGCCATATTCGAAATGTTAAGGAATATATTACACGAAGGGCAATTGGATAAAAGGGTACAGTATATGATAGAAGTTATGTTTCAAGTACGAAAGGACGGATTTAAAGATCACGAAGCTGTCCCTGAAGAACTTGATCTCGTCGAGGAAGAAAATCAGTTTACTCATTTAGTTACATTGGACGAAGCAACCGATTCTCAAGATATATTAAACGTTTTTAAGTTCGATGCGGAATACGTTAGCAACGAAGACAAATACACGCAGCTAAGTAAAGAAATATTAGGTTCGGATGTGAGTGGCTCGGAAAGCGAAGACGGCGACGAGGAGGAAAGTTCGGACGAAGATGGCAGCACCGCTGCGATAGAAGGCAAAGAGGATGTGATAgtagacaacactgaaacaaacttGACCGCTCTCAGAAGGACAATATATTTAACGATACATTCGTCGCTTGATTTTGAAGAATGTGCGCACAAATTGATGAAAATGCAGCTAAAACCTGGCCAAGAAACTGAACTTTGTCACATGTTTTTAGACTGTTGCGCTGAAATGAGAACGTATGAGAAGTTCTTTGGGCTTCTAGCTGGTCGATTCTGTGCCATCAATAAAATGTACGTTACTCCTTTCGAGCAGATTTTCCGAGATTCGTATCATACGATTCATCGTTTAGACACAAATAAGTTACGTAACGTATCCAAGTTTTTTGCTCATTTACTGTTTACCGATTCCATATCGTGGGAAGTGTTATCTTGTATAAAGTTGACCGAAGAGGACACGACCAGCTCtaacagaatatttataaaaatcttGTTCCAAGAGCTTTCAGAGTATATGGGACTGTCCAAGCTTAATCAACGGGTTAAAGATGTTACATTGCAGGAAGCATTCGAAGGATTGTTTCCCAGAGACGATCCGAAGAATACTCGTTTCGCTATAAATTTTTTCACGTCTATCGGTTTGGGTGGGCTCACGGATGATTTGAGGGAACATTTAAAATCTCACCCAAAGCCCACGATAATGCCTGTAATAGAACAAAACAGCGAGAGCGTTTCAAATTCCAACGAATCCTCGCCTGCCAGTTCACATGTATCATTGTCATCGTCTTTGTCCTCTAGTACTTCCAGCTCAGACGATTCTGATGTATCCTTGGAGAAAGAGGTAACGAAATCGAAAAAAAAGTCACGAAAAGAACAGAAGAGAAAGCAAATTGAAAAACAGAAGAAGCAGAAGCAGAAGCAGAaacataaaaagaaaaga CATTTAGCAATACGAATTGTCTTTTTTGTCTCCTGCCTTTTAAATTTAGGCTCTGTACCGTACTTTCCATTTACTAAGCAACGCAATGCGTGCATTAAAGGCCGAGAACAGGGAGTAAACGAAACACGAACCATAAGTCAACTTATCGTTCGTTCCCGAGCAGTCGTCTCCTATAAAACACCCACGTTTTTATCACCGCTGATTCAGTTCGAATGCAACATCATGTTGTCAATATACAGCCTCATAGCCTTGCATTGTTTAATTTTGAACAATGTGTCGATACTCGCGTTAAACAAAGCTAGAAATCCAGACATTGATCTTACGACA CCAGAATTAATAAGAAAATACGGGTACCCGTTGGAGGTCCATAAGGTAGTTACGGAGGACGGTTACATTTTGGAAATTCATCGAATTCCACACGGACGGAACAGTTACACGAGAAATTCAACGAGCGTGAGGCATCCGGTTTTAGTGGTACACGGTTTAGCGGGTAGTTCTGCGGACTGGGTTCTCTCAGGAGCAGAAAGAGCGTTAG GATATATATTAGCTGACGCAGAATACGACGTATGGCTTGGAAATAGCAGAGGAAACATATACTCGAGAAATCATACTTCGATCTCGCCGTTGGACGCGCGCTTTTGGGACTTTAG CTACGACGAGCTCGGCGCTTACGATCTCCCCGCGGTGATCGATTACGTGCTCGATCGGACCAAGCATAAGAGACTTTTTTATATCGGTCACTCGCAAGGAACGACGCAATTTTGGATAACGATGTCGCAGAGGCCTGAGTACAATGTAAAAATTAGCTTAATGATCGGCCTTGCACCTGTAGCTTTTACTGGCAACATACGCGGACCTATTACGAAACTGGCTAAATTAACATATATGGGCGTG CTAATCGGCGAGACGTTCGGTTACCCGGAATTACGTTCACGTTCCGCGTGGGGAAAGTTTGTGTCGAACATACTGTGTAAAGAAGCATCGACGACGCAATTCCTTTGCAACAATTTTCTGTTCTTGGTGTCCGGTTTCACTCAGTCGGACTTAAACGCG GGCAATCTGACAGTGATTATTGGCCACGTTCCCGCGGGTGCTTCTTGGAAACAATTAGTCCACTTCGGCGAGGGATACATACACAAAG ATCGCTTTAGAAGATTCGATTACGATAACGAGGAGAAGAATTATCGATTGTACAATTCTTCGAAACCGCCAGATTATGAATTAAATAAAGTGACTGCGCCAGTCGCGCTTTTTAGCAGCGTCAACGACTTGCTAGCAGTACCAAAG GACGTTGAACTTCTAAAAAGAAAACTTTCTAATGTCGTGTTCCACGATGAAATAATATCAACGAAAGCCTTCACTCATTATGATTTTATATGGGGAAGATCTTCTGTAACGCTAATATTTGATCCTATATTAAAATTGTTGGCACTATATAAATAA